In Coleofasciculaceae cyanobacterium, a genomic segment contains:
- the cmx8 gene encoding type I-MYXAN CRISPR-associated protein Cmx8, which translates to MIPEYLPFEERERQKKRTNSKQKYRTIKRQVRDPKTNKTKLTTFYVYTDIVPQGELVRSFEPANSNNLVWTKLWQEVTWAILRPRDKQRLPFKAMVNDTEPSEITKIWKILQDKPNSKASLSSTYMLGAQAKNNEGVPFTDVAKNKFLLNFWSYVTRIYLPLKINAKGKPKLPSYAIAIPDVLNLTAFCQHFSSILRQRDTKELWEKPRSAIVRNLEEARLDFLGSIYTYISQLKPELNIDELLFGVDVFHIIRLRDKPQSEPQILSIQRYPPNRKAIAEFTQLQHKLFNPLFRLQYWQNLIRDRPTIEGFYTLLRDLPAAETVKNNSFCRDFRTVFNPSNNPMEQEGIDNTRYKNTIEPSKTSQQTETKETSLESLLLRLLKTYTRHQLESQFKLKWDENWEKQKKRRIKAEQSLSKLQGEAKADSSRSPS; encoded by the coding sequence TTGATACCTGAATACTTACCTTTTGAGGAACGGGAACGTCAGAAGAAAAGGACGAACAGTAAGCAAAAATATAGGACAATTAAACGTCAAGTTCGCGATCCCAAGACAAATAAAACTAAACTCACTACCTTCTATGTCTATACAGATATTGTGCCTCAAGGAGAGTTAGTGCGAAGCTTTGAGCCAGCCAATAGCAACAATCTGGTTTGGACAAAACTCTGGCAAGAAGTAACCTGGGCGATTTTACGTCCTCGCGACAAACAAAGACTGCCATTTAAAGCAATGGTCAACGATACAGAGCCTTCAGAGATTACAAAAATCTGGAAGATTTTACAAGATAAACCTAATTCAAAAGCATCATTATCTAGCACCTATATGTTAGGAGCGCAAGCTAAAAACAATGAAGGTGTGCCGTTTACTGATGTAGCAAAGAATAAATTTTTACTAAACTTCTGGAGTTACGTTACTCGGATTTACCTACCTCTAAAAATAAATGCCAAAGGCAAGCCGAAATTACCTAGCTATGCGATCGCAATCCCGGATGTTCTCAATCTAACTGCTTTCTGTCAACATTTTTCGTCTATCTTACGGCAACGAGACACTAAAGAACTTTGGGAAAAACCCCGTAGCGCGATCGTTCGTAACTTAGAAGAAGCGAGATTGGATTTTTTGGGTTCAATTTACACTTATATATCTCAACTAAAGCCAGAATTGAATATAGACGAACTACTATTTGGCGTAGATGTTTTTCATATAATAAGACTACGAGATAAACCCCAAAGCGAACCTCAAATATTAAGTATTCAACGTTATCCACCCAATAGAAAAGCGATCGCCGAATTTACTCAACTACAACACAAGCTGTTTAACCCCTTATTTCGATTACAATACTGGCAAAATTTAATTCGCGATCGACCCACAATTGAAGGTTTTTATACTCTGCTACGAGACTTACCTGCTGCCGAAACTGTTAAAAATAATTCGTTCTGTCGAGATTTCCGAACTGTATTTAATCCCTCAAATAACCCTATGGAACAAGAAGGAATTGATAATACAAGGTATAAAAATACAATAGAGCCTAGTAAAACCAGTCAGCAAACTGAAACCAAAGAAACTTCTTTAGAAAGTTTGTTACTCCGCCTTTTAAAAACCTACACTCGACACCAACTCGAAAGTCAATTCAAGCTGAAGTGGGACGAGAATTGGGAAAAGCAAAAAAAAAGAAGAATTAAAGCAGAACAAAGCTTATCAAAATTACAAGGAGAAGCGAAAGCAGATAGTAGTAGATCTCCATCATGA
- a CDS encoding CRISPR-associated protein Cas5, with protein sequence METLWLHVRAPFASFSCLRAGTYRDTMPIMPPSAAYGLILNLAGIEMRGSLKETITPIRSNLPALKLAFGRVAGSNSEISVLLQNMHNYPIGKTGKEHKTKTHGNKYWIELTYREIIVNLDIILGVQADSELITRIREELDGKSDRPCYGFPFAGDNNFLFDRIDFLDKPLPTHWFLSVNSNLELESGAVSLTVKIDRQNPSQTKSLLFSATKNAMSFLPDSEWLSMFDKEDS encoded by the coding sequence GTGGAGACACTCTGGCTACACGTTCGCGCTCCATTTGCGAGCTTTTCTTGTCTGAGAGCGGGAACTTATCGGGATACAATGCCTATAATGCCTCCTTCTGCTGCTTATGGATTAATTCTCAACCTAGCTGGAATTGAAATGCGGGGAAGCCTCAAGGAGACTATCACGCCAATTCGCTCTAATTTGCCTGCTCTAAAATTAGCTTTTGGGAGAGTAGCAGGAAGTAATAGTGAAATAAGCGTTCTACTCCAAAATATGCACAATTACCCAATTGGTAAGACTGGCAAGGAGCACAAGACAAAAACTCATGGAAACAAATATTGGATTGAACTTACCTATCGCGAAATCATAGTTAACTTAGATATTATCCTCGGAGTACAAGCGGATTCAGAATTAATTACCCGCATCCGTGAAGAATTAGATGGTAAAAGCGATCGCCCTTGTTATGGTTTTCCCTTTGCAGGAGATAACAATTTTTTATTCGATCGCATCGACTTTTTAGACAAACCTCTCCCAACTCATTGGTTTTTATCAGTCAATTCCAATCTAGAATTAGAATCAGGTGCTGTAAGCCTGACAGTTAAAATAGATCGCCAGAATCCCAGTCAAACTAAAAGTCTCCTGTTTTCTGCCACTAAAAATGCTATGAGTTTCCTACCAGATAGTGAATGGCTATCGATGTTTGACAAAGAAGATAGTTAA